In Lentisphaerota bacterium, the sequence ATGGGGCGCAGGAATCCGTAGCACGGCTGATAGCGCTCCTCGTACGCCTCCAGGAACGCATCAAAATGCCCCGACAGACACTGCCAGAGCGGCGACTGCCGGGGCCGGCGCGGACGATAGACTTGCTCCACCATGCCGCCCAATGTACAAAAGAGGGTGTGTCATCTAACGGCACACCCCCTGAAATAGTTGGAGAAAAGAATGAAGGCAGGATCGAGGCCCCAGTATTACCGGATTCGGCGCATGGTTCAGATGGTGCGAGAGGGCGCCGAGACCGGCTATCTGGCGAACAGTAGCGACTTCATGAAGGAGTTCGAGGTGTCGCGCCGCACCGTGGCGCGGGATCTGGACTTCCTGCGCGATGAGGAGCGCGCCCCGCTCGCGTACGACGAGGCCCTGCACGGGTTCCGGCTCACCGACGAGACCTATGCCTTGCCGCCCGTGTCGATCACGCGCCGGGAGGCGTTCAGTTTCGGCCTTGCCCGCAAACTGCTCGCCCACTATGAGGGCACGCCGCTGCACATGGACATGCGCTCGGTGCTGGATAAGATCGCCGAGTCGTTGGCGGGCGATATCACCGTCGAACCCGCCTGGCTGAGCGAGCATGTGGGCGTCTTACCCGAGGACCGGGTACGGATCGATCCCGAGGTCTGGGCACGATTGGCGGGCTTTGTGGAGCGACGGGAGGCGCTCCGGGCCACATACCAGACCTTCGACGGGCGCGTTTCCGAGTACGTTCTACACCCGTATCATCTGCTCGCCTATCACGGAAACTGGTACGTGTTGGCCCTGAACACGGCCAAGGACCAGATCGCGACGTTCGCCCTGTCGCGGTTCCGCCAGATCGCTGCTACGGGGCATATCTTCACGCGTCCGGCGGACTTCAACGCCGAAACCTACGCCAAGCAAGCATTCGGGATTGTGGGCGGCGAGGCGCCGATCAAGGTTCGGTTGCTGTTCGAGTCAAAACTGGCTGTCTACATTACCGAACGGGACTGGCACCCCAGTCAGGAATTCCAGATGAATCCGGATGGACGCGTCGAGATGCGGCTGGAGACTACGGGCCGCAAGGAACTCGTGCGCTGGATCCTGTCCTGGATGCCGGATGTGAAGGTGCTGGAGCCGGAAAGTCTCCGGGATCGGATCGCGGAGAAACTGCGGGATGGAC encodes:
- a CDS encoding WYL domain-containing protein produces the protein MKAGSRPQYYRIRRMVQMVREGAETGYLANSSDFMKEFEVSRRTVARDLDFLRDEERAPLAYDEALHGFRLTDETYALPPVSITRREAFSFGLARKLLAHYEGTPLHMDMRSVLDKIAESLAGDITVEPAWLSEHVGVLPEDRVRIDPEVWARLAGFVERREALRATYQTFDGRVSEYVLHPYHLLAYHGNWYVLALNTAKDQIATFALSRFRQIAATGHIFTRPADFNAETYAKQAFGIVGGEAPIKVRLLFESKLAVYITERDWHPSQEFQMNPDGRVEMRLETTGRKELVRWILSWMPDVKVLEPESLRDRIAEKLRDGLRAQESRNTRASMSSSPATCNNSAVQSP